A region of Candidatus Bathyarchaeia archaeon DNA encodes the following proteins:
- a CDS encoding TldD/PmbA family protein — translation MNKGADYAEVRALDRREEEIILKNGELDAYAISFDSGFSVRILAGGGLGFASSNRWTREEAKEVVEEAHRLAKASGRMGRIEFAEEEAAEAEWGVGQRKRIEDVHPEEKIAALLEVDKELTSQGIKVISRALICATELLEGYFANSEGSKIRSFVPRVSFVASGITVFESGRTEQIPFKEYGQSGGWEVLESWGLGADLAREIRALKRLIEEGRAMRPGRMDVVCGPEVVGIACHESCGHPMEADRILGREMSQAGRSFIHDSSPFWIGSRIGSELVTIVDDPTMENSYGYYLYDDEGVRARRRYLYKNGVINEFLHNRETAAKLGARSNGSARSMNYDREPIVRMANTYLLPGDMSEEEIFEDIKRGVYIRSFSEWNIDDTRFNQRYVGREAYLIERGELGTPVARPIIEATTQSFWMAVDAVSRNVEFQAATCGKGDPMQGAPVFHGGPMIRLRGIRVG, via the coding sequence ATGAATAAGGGGGCCGATTACGCCGAGGTTAGGGCCTTGGATAGGCGGGAGGAGGAGATAATCCTCAAGAACGGGGAGCTCGATGCCTACGCCATCTCCTTCGATAGCGGCTTCTCCGTTAGGATCCTCGCGGGCGGAGGCCTCGGGTTCGCCTCCTCAAACCGTTGGACGAGGGAGGAGGCCAAGGAGGTCGTTGAGGAGGCGCATCGGCTCGCCAAGGCCTCAGGGCGGATGGGCCGCATCGAGTTCGCGGAGGAGGAAGCGGCCGAGGCGGAATGGGGCGTCGGGCAAAGGAAGAGGATAGAGGATGTCCATCCGGAGGAGAAGATAGCCGCCCTCTTGGAGGTCGATAAGGAATTGACTTCCCAAGGGATCAAGGTGATCTCGAGGGCGCTCATTTGCGCAACCGAGCTCCTGGAGGGATATTTCGCGAACTCGGAGGGATCCAAAATTCGCTCCTTCGTCCCAAGGGTCAGCTTCGTGGCGAGCGGGATAACGGTCTTTGAATCGGGCAGGACGGAGCAGATACCATTCAAGGAATATGGCCAAAGCGGCGGTTGGGAGGTCCTAGAGAGCTGGGGCCTCGGGGCGGATCTGGCTAGGGAGATAAGGGCCCTTAAGCGCTTAATAGAGGAGGGGAGGGCGATGCGACCCGGGAGGATGGACGTGGTCTGCGGGCCGGAGGTGGTCGGGATCGCATGCCACGAATCCTGCGGCCATCCGATGGAGGCCGATAGGATCTTGGGGAGGGAGATGAGTCAAGCCGGGAGGTCATTCATCCATGACAGTAGCCCCTTCTGGATTGGCTCGAGGATCGGTAGCGAGCTCGTAACGATCGTCGACGATCCAACCATGGAGAACAGCTATGGGTATTACCTTTACGATGATGAGGGGGTGAGGGCGAGGAGGCGATACCTATATAAAAACGGCGTCATAAACGAGTTCCTCCATAACCGAGAAACGGCCGCCAAGCTCGGCGCGAGGAGCAATGGCTCAGCCCGCTCGATGAACTACGATAGGGAGCCGATAGTGAGGATGGCTAATACCTATCTCCTGCCCGGCGATATGTCGGAGGAAGAGATCTTCGAGGACATTAAGCGCGGCGTATACATCCGCTCCTTCAGCGAATGGAACATCGACGACACTAGATTTAATCAGCGCTACGTCGGGAGGGAGGCCTATTTGATAGAGAGGGGGGAGCTCGGGACCCCGGTGGCGAGGCCGATCATAGAGGCTACGACCCAAAGCTTCTGGATGGCCGTCGACGCCGTCTCAAGGAATGTGGAATTCCAAGCGGCGACGTGCGGGAAGGGGGATCCTATGCAAGGGGCCCCGGTCTTCCACGGCGGCCCCATGATAAGGTTGAGGGGGATCCGCGTGGGATGA
- a CDS encoding TldD/PmbA family protein has protein sequence MEEIVAKTEAIVREAKALGADEAIANTVVGSYRQIRFSNDRIDIGLSWRDYSTSIMIAWRKRVVLTEIKDFRDASGAVKRLMSLARISKENAAYGGVARGRFEYAKPMADGAIEHLEDPSGYIEEAICAAKREAGEGAETGGILFTKYERAFLSSSEGPEGWDERSAIELSIRAFSQRDASGHGVECSNSLKDFEPGRAGGKAGEIAKMAVNPKAGKAGRYDVVLDPLFFGSLMAVYGSMGSAFYAMTRMSIFADKLGARVAPEIVTIRDDPRTCSVNCRAFDDEGAPVKETIFIDRGILRTFFHNTSTARAFRTETTGHAGIIVPMPWNLSMDPGDLGRDEMLSELRRGLYLTNTWYTRFHNYATGDFSTIPRDGIFLVEDGEVKESWKGIRVSDNALRILSSISAISKERQRVHWWLEADPPSLSPFVLIEGVRITRPD, from the coding sequence ATGGAGGAAATCGTCGCCAAGACCGAGGCGATAGTTAGGGAGGCCAAGGCCTTGGGCGCGGATGAGGCTATAGCCAATACGGTCGTCGGGAGCTATCGCCAAATCAGATTCAGCAACGATCGGATCGACATAGGCCTCTCCTGGAGGGATTATTCCACCAGCATCATGATCGCTTGGAGGAAGCGGGTGGTCCTCACGGAGATAAAGGACTTCCGGGATGCCTCCGGGGCCGTTAAGCGATTGATGAGCTTGGCGAGGATATCCAAGGAGAACGCGGCCTACGGCGGCGTGGCCCGAGGGAGGTTCGAGTACGCCAAGCCGATGGCCGATGGGGCGATAGAGCATCTAGAGGACCCATCTGGGTATATAGAGGAGGCGATATGCGCAGCGAAGAGGGAGGCGGGGGAGGGGGCCGAGACGGGCGGGATTTTGTTCACGAAATACGAGCGCGCCTTCCTTTCCTCCTCCGAGGGGCCAGAGGGATGGGATGAGAGATCCGCGATCGAGCTTTCGATAAGGGCGTTTTCGCAAAGGGACGCATCCGGCCACGGCGTGGAATGCAGCAATTCGCTCAAGGACTTCGAACCCGGGAGGGCTGGCGGGAAGGCGGGGGAGATCGCCAAGATGGCCGTTAACCCCAAGGCCGGCAAGGCTGGGAGATACGACGTGGTCCTCGATCCATTGTTCTTCGGATCCCTTATGGCCGTATATGGCTCGATGGGCTCGGCATTTTACGCGATGACCCGCATGTCCATCTTCGCCGATAAGCTCGGGGCAAGGGTCGCGCCGGAGATAGTCACCATAAGGGACGATCCTAGGACCTGTTCCGTGAATTGCAGGGCCTTCGACGACGAAGGCGCGCCCGTTAAGGAAACGATATTCATAGACCGGGGCATTCTCAGGACCTTCTTCCACAATACCTCCACCGCCCGCGCCTTCAGGACGGAGACGACGGGCCATGCGGGGATAATCGTCCCGATGCCGTGGAACCTATCGATGGATCCGGGGGATCTCGGGAGGGATGAGATGTTGAGCGAATTGAGGAGGGGCCTCTATTTGACCAATACTTGGTATACGAGGTTCCACAACTACGCCACCGGGGATTTCTCAACGATCCCGAGGGATGGGATATTCCTCGTGGAGGATGGCGAGGTGAAGGAGTCTTGGAAGGGGATCAGGGTGAGCGATAACGCGCTGAGGATCCTATCGAGCATATCGGCCATATCCAAGGAGAGGCAACGGGTCCATTGGTGGCTCGAGGCGGATCCCCCATCCCTCTCCCCTTTCGTCCTGATCGAGGGGGTCCGGATAACGAGGCCGGATTGA
- a CDS encoding Lrp/AsnC family transcriptional regulator — MEFDDLDLKILAELLRDSRLSFRQIAKRVGSSVGTVLSRVRRMEKEGVIKGYTAILDHEKLGYQLTAITELTVSRGKLLEVEREVAKLPNACAVYDVTGDVDAIVIAKFKKREDLSKFTKGLLALPFVERTNTHVILTTVKEDFRLL, encoded by the coding sequence ATGGAATTTGACGATCTGGATTTGAAGATATTGGCCGAGCTCCTGAGGGATTCCAGGCTCTCCTTTAGGCAAATAGCCAAGAGGGTCGGGAGCTCCGTCGGGACGGTCCTATCGAGGGTCAGGAGGATGGAGAAGGAGGGGGTGATAAAGGGCTATACGGCCATCTTGGACCATGAGAAGTTGGGCTATCAATTGACGGCCATAACGGAGCTAACGGTTTCAAGGGGCAAATTGCTCGAGGTCGAAAGGGAGGTGGCGAAGCTCCCGAACGCCTGCGCCGTTTATGATGTGACGGGCGACGTCGACGCAATAGTCATCGCCAAGTTCAAGAAGAGGGAGGACTTGAGCAAGTTCACCAAGGGCCTCTTAGCGCTGCCCTTCGTGGAAAGGACCAATACGCATGTCATATTGACAACCGTGAAAGAGGACTTCAGGTTGCTCTAA
- a CDS encoding threonine synthase: MRCRECGSEHEPARLSVCPDCLGPLDAFYDYGGVDWSETSLSRRPRSLWRYRELLPLLDYRRAVDLGAGLTPLRRADRLARALGLREVYLKDDTVNPTYSFKDRPASVAVSKALELGYGVVGCASTGNLAAATAAHAAKAGLPCYVFIPKGIEGTKISQAIAYGARIVRVNGTYDEANAVASRAAERFGWALVNINIRPYYVEGSKSLAFEVCEQLGWEAPDHVIVPIGSGALLNAIAKGFGELRDLGFIEGRGPKISGAQGLGCSPVVDAFKSGRDSIEPVEAPSTIAKSLAIGDPGDGVYALRRIRESGGFAEAPSDSEITEAIRLLGRTEGLFTEPAGAVTVAALKRLVSSGAIEGDERVVCYITGNGLKAPEAVASSEADILDISPALEGPWAEALEVGAWRS, translated from the coding sequence TTGAGGTGTAGGGAATGCGGATCGGAACATGAGCCGGCGAGGCTATCGGTCTGCCCGGATTGCCTCGGGCCCCTCGACGCTTTCTACGATTATGGGGGAGTGGATTGGAGCGAGACCTCATTATCGCGGAGGCCGAGGAGCCTTTGGAGATATCGCGAGCTATTGCCATTGCTGGACTACAGGAGGGCCGTGGACTTGGGCGCGGGCTTGACGCCTTTGCGGAGGGCCGATCGATTGGCGAGGGCCTTGGGCTTGAGGGAGGTATATCTAAAGGACGATACGGTCAACCCGACTTATTCCTTCAAGGATCGGCCCGCATCGGTGGCCGTTTCCAAGGCCTTGGAGCTCGGGTACGGGGTCGTGGGCTGCGCCTCGACGGGCAATCTGGCGGCCGCCACGGCCGCCCACGCGGCCAAGGCGGGCCTCCCTTGCTACGTATTCATCCCCAAGGGCATAGAGGGGACCAAGATATCCCAGGCCATAGCCTATGGCGCTAGAATCGTCCGCGTGAACGGGACCTACGACGAGGCGAACGCGGTGGCCTCGAGGGCCGCCGAGCGCTTCGGGTGGGCCCTCGTGAACATAAACATAAGGCCTTACTATGTGGAGGGATCGAAGAGCTTGGCCTTCGAGGTATGCGAACAGCTCGGATGGGAGGCGCCGGATCACGTAATCGTCCCGATCGGGAGCGGGGCCCTATTGAACGCCATAGCCAAGGGCTTCGGGGAGCTCAGGGATCTCGGCTTCATCGAGGGCCGCGGGCCCAAGATCTCGGGCGCCCAAGGCTTGGGCTGCTCACCGGTCGTCGATGCTTTCAAATCCGGGAGGGATTCCATCGAACCGGTTGAGGCCCCGAGCACCATAGCCAAGAGCCTCGCGATAGGGGATCCGGGGGATGGCGTTTATGCCCTTCGCAGGATAAGGGAATCCGGGGGGTTCGCCGAAGCGCCATCCGATTCGGAGATAACCGAGGCCATAAGGCTTCTTGGGAGGACCGAGGGCCTCTTCACCGAGCCGGCCGGCGCGGTCACGGTGGCGGCTCTCAAGAGGCTTGTTTCCTCCGGGGCCATAGAAGGGGACGAGAGGGTCGTTTGCTATATCACCGGGAACGGGCTCAAGGCGCCGGAGGCGGTCGCGTCCTCGGAGGCCGACATCCTCGACATAAGCCCGGCCCTCGAGGGTCCTTGGGCCGAGGCCTTGGAGGTGGGAGCTTGGCGATCGTGA
- a CDS encoding MoaD family protein, giving the protein MKILFPLALQRFTGGRGEVQLEASTLREALEKLAEEFGDDLGKRLFDPNGNANRLLNFYINGRNAKFSGLLEARLRDGDTIAIFPAVSGG; this is encoded by the coding sequence GTGAAGATCCTCTTTCCCCTGGCCCTTCAGAGGTTCACGGGCGGCAGGGGCGAGGTGCAGCTGGAGGCCTCAACCTTGCGGGAGGCCTTGGAGAAGCTGGCCGAGGAATTCGGAGATGACCTCGGGAAGAGGCTCTTCGATCCCAATGGCAACGCGAACCGCCTGCTGAACTTCTACATAAACGGCAGGAACGCCAAGTTCTCGGGCCTTTTGGAGGCAAGGCTTAGGGATGGCGATACGATCGCCATATTCCCAGCCGTGAGCGGGGGATGA
- a CDS encoding HesA/MoeB/ThiF family protein has protein sequence MAPFDAERYSRQVALRLIGPRGQRRIREGRVAIAGIGGLGSISAIQLASMGVGYLRLVDHDFVELSNLQRQPLYDTYSLGEPKVEVAERRLRALNPDVEIEALPLTISRGTAEEVVRDVDVVVDGLDRLLPRYAINEACNGLGIPYVFGSAIEAHGSVSTIVPGETACLGCIFGPGSDADEGLPTCDAVGVLPPILSAVASLQVREALSILLGEKPSLAGKLLFLDISGPVDLRILDVERSPNCPLCGSARRTEPKGPRLTRLCGGGFMIEPEGRIELDLASAARILGDSFRIRIGAKYGIVLEGDGGISISLTKTGSALVRGASDEADALRAYEELMVLIREGGKRAGPGEYRYSERDH, from the coding sequence ATGGCGCCGTTCGATGCTGAGAGGTATTCGAGGCAGGTGGCCCTGAGGCTCATAGGCCCAAGAGGGCAGAGGAGGATAAGGGAGGGGAGGGTCGCGATCGCCGGCATCGGCGGCTTGGGCTCCATATCCGCCATCCAATTGGCCTCCATGGGGGTCGGTTACCTGCGCTTGGTCGATCACGACTTCGTGGAGCTCTCGAACCTCCAGAGGCAACCGCTCTATGATACCTACTCGCTTGGGGAGCCGAAGGTGGAGGTGGCCGAGAGGAGGCTGAGGGCCCTCAACCCCGACGTCGAGATAGAGGCCCTGCCGCTGACGATATCCCGAGGCACGGCCGAGGAGGTGGTGAGGGATGTGGACGTAGTGGTCGATGGGCTCGATCGCCTCCTCCCAAGGTACGCCATAAACGAGGCGTGCAATGGGCTGGGCATCCCCTACGTATTCGGGAGCGCCATAGAGGCGCATGGCTCCGTGAGCACGATCGTGCCGGGCGAAACCGCTTGCTTGGGTTGCATCTTCGGCCCCGGCTCCGATGCCGATGAGGGATTGCCGACCTGCGATGCCGTTGGGGTCCTCCCGCCGATATTGAGCGCGGTGGCCAGCCTCCAAGTCAGGGAGGCCCTGTCCATCCTATTGGGCGAGAAGCCGAGCCTCGCTGGGAAGTTGCTCTTCTTGGACATCAGCGGCCCAGTGGATTTGAGGATCTTGGATGTGGAGCGATCCCCGAATTGTCCCCTATGCGGCAGCGCTCGCCGAACCGAGCCCAAAGGGCCTAGGCTGACGAGGCTCTGCGGCGGGGGCTTCATGATCGAGCCCGAGGGCAGGATCGAGCTGGATTTGGCGAGCGCGGCCCGTATCTTGGGGGATAGTTTTCGGATCAGGATAGGTGCAAAATACGGCATTGTGCTCGAGGGCGATGGGGGAATCTCGATAAGCCTCACCAAGACCGGCAGCGCCCTCGTGAGGGGCGCGAGCGATGAGGCCGATGCCCTCAGGGCCTATGAGGAGCTGATGGTCTTGATCCGAGAGGGCGGCAAGAGGGCGGGACCCGGGGAATATCGATATTCCGAAAGGGATCATTAA
- a CDS encoding PLP-dependent cysteine synthase family protein — protein MGGIVAKDITGLIGNTPMVRINKLTGRDDATIYAKLEWYNIGGSVKDRMALSLIEYAEAAGRLDKGKAILEATSGNTGIALAMIGAVKGYKVIIVMPESVSVERRCLISAYGAELILSPAEKGTAGAIELKQRLLREGGDRYIDLDQFKDPANILAHYKTTGKEILEQTGGRLDAIVVGIGTAGTGVGVSMRVKGHDPAIRIIGVTPKLGVSIQGLRNPAEPYPTQLFRREHFDEIVEISQEEVPKTFEVAREVARKEGLLIGMSSAAIMYVALRKARELGKGKVIVAVLPDDGLKYLSTPLFGWPRC, from the coding sequence ATGGGCGGGATCGTTGCCAAGGACATAACGGGACTGATAGGCAATACCCCAATGGTCCGCATCAACAAGCTGACCGGCCGGGACGATGCGACGATATACGCCAAGCTGGAATGGTATAACATAGGTGGATCTGTGAAGGACAGGATGGCCCTATCCCTGATAGAGTATGCCGAGGCGGCCGGAAGGCTGGATAAGGGCAAGGCCATACTCGAGGCCACCTCTGGGAACACGGGCATAGCCTTGGCGATGATAGGGGCCGTCAAGGGATATAAGGTGATCATAGTCATGCCGGAGTCTGTTAGCGTCGAGAGGAGGTGCCTCATAAGCGCCTATGGGGCGGAGCTCATCCTATCGCCAGCCGAGAAGGGGACCGCCGGGGCCATAGAGCTCAAGCAGAGGCTCCTCAGGGAGGGGGGCGATCGTTACATCGACTTGGATCAGTTCAAGGACCCGGCCAATATACTGGCCCATTACAAAACCACCGGCAAGGAGATATTGGAGCAAACGGGCGGGAGGCTCGACGCGATAGTGGTCGGGATCGGCACCGCTGGGACCGGCGTGGGCGTTTCCATGCGGGTCAAGGGACATGACCCGGCCATCCGGATCATAGGGGTGACTCCCAAGCTCGGCGTCAGCATACAAGGGTTGAGGAACCCCGCCGAGCCCTATCCGACACAGCTCTTCAGGAGGGAGCACTTCGATGAAATAGTGGAGATCTCCCAAGAGGAGGTCCCGAAGACCTTCGAGGTCGCTAGGGAGGTGGCTCGAAAGGAAGGGCTATTGATCGGGATGAGCTCCGCGGCGATAATGTACGTAGCTCTGAGGAAGGCGAGGGAGCTCGGCAAGGGGAAGGTCATAGTGGCGGTCCTCCCGGACGATGGGCTGAAATATCTGAGCACCCCGCTCTTCGGCTGGCCGCGATGTTGA
- a CDS encoding HesA/MoeB/ThiF family protein yields MSNQGAGSALIRFDPNEYYKRQIALRELGREGQERLRRSKVAVVGLGGLGSPAATYLALAGVGHLRLIDQDTVELHNLHRQTLYTIDELRYPKAEVAAKRIAKMNPEVKVEPISENLRRGNVDAILEGVDCVVDGLDNMMTRYIVNEACVRKGIPYVYAAVIGFEGCLSVFRPPRTPCLACIFPSLDDRGLPSCETRGILGATAGIVGAMEAMEAVKVLAGIDSIEGHLLICDFIDMYISKVDVWRNPKCPVCGEGGRGEGIGAPERLVWLCGRDTVNVNPREPLDLSIEEMRDRLSGKFKILLGSPFVIVFERDGIEVSLFKGGRMLMRNVKDEEDALRIYEEVMGYLTGRG; encoded by the coding sequence ATGTCGAATCAAGGGGCGGGAAGTGCGCTGATCCGCTTCGACCCGAATGAGTATTATAAGAGGCAGATCGCCCTTCGCGAGCTCGGCCGCGAGGGACAGGAGAGGCTGAGGCGATCTAAGGTCGCCGTCGTAGGGCTCGGGGGGTTGGGGAGCCCCGCCGCCACCTATTTGGCCTTGGCGGGAGTCGGCCATCTCCGCCTCATAGATCAGGATACGGTGGAGCTACACAACCTGCACAGGCAGACCCTGTATACGATCGATGAGCTAAGGTACCCGAAGGCCGAGGTGGCCGCGAAGAGAATAGCCAAGATGAACCCAGAAGTTAAGGTTGAGCCGATCTCAGAGAACCTGAGGAGGGGGAACGTGGATGCGATCCTAGAGGGCGTGGACTGCGTCGTAGATGGCTTGGATAATATGATGACCCGCTACATAGTCAACGAGGCATGCGTTAGGAAGGGCATCCCATACGTTTATGCCGCCGTGATAGGCTTCGAGGGTTGCCTCTCGGTCTTCAGGCCCCCGAGGACCCCCTGCCTAGCGTGCATATTCCCAAGCTTGGACGATCGAGGCCTCCCGAGCTGCGAAACGCGCGGGATCCTCGGCGCCACGGCCGGGATCGTGGGCGCGATGGAGGCGATGGAGGCCGTAAAGGTGCTCGCGGGGATCGATTCGATCGAGGGCCACCTCCTGATCTGCGATTTCATCGATATGTACATCTCCAAGGTCGACGTCTGGAGGAATCCGAAGTGCCCGGTCTGCGGGGAGGGTGGGCGAGGGGAGGGGATCGGCGCGCCGGAGAGGCTCGTTTGGCTATGCGGCCGGGATACGGTGAACGTGAACCCAAGGGAGCCCTTGGATTTGAGCATCGAGGAGATGCGCGATCGTTTGAGCGGGAAATTCAAGATCCTGCTCGGCTCGCCCTTCGTCATCGTCTTCGAGCGCGATGGGATCGAGGTCAGCTTGTTCAAGGGGGGGAGGATGCTCATGAGGAACGTGAAGGACGAGGAAGATGCGTTGAGGATCTACGAGGAGGTCATGGGATATCTAACGGGGAGGGGGTGA
- a CDS encoding ParB N-terminal domain-containing protein, which yields MEEVEGLRLHEEVIPSVVRELADRIRADGVFMHPIIVDEGSLVVLDGMHRVAAAREIGYKFIPVCLVDYNNPSIQIGAWYRLLSGPVDMERVPAMLEDLGLSAERTSLDSAHGLLEGRGAIAAIFSKDECFLVKGPRGGIKETYDVIKMVEERFLSEGCSIGYDDEDGAMERVRSGEAPASIMTPTISKREVIETALAGKVFIQKSTRHIIPARPMFINVPAELLTGALSLSEANDRLVAMLSSKELKRLPPGQVLDRRYREELYIFL from the coding sequence TTGGAGGAGGTCGAGGGGCTTCGCCTCCATGAGGAGGTTATACCGAGCGTTGTGAGGGAACTGGCGGATAGGATAAGGGCCGATGGAGTTTTCATGCATCCAATAATCGTGGACGAGGGGAGCCTCGTCGTCCTTGATGGGATGCATCGGGTTGCGGCCGCGAGGGAGATCGGATATAAATTCATCCCGGTATGCCTCGTCGATTATAACAACCCGAGCATACAGATAGGAGCTTGGTATAGGCTGTTGAGCGGCCCGGTGGATATGGAGAGGGTGCCGGCCATGCTCGAGGATTTGGGCCTTAGCGCGGAAAGGACCTCCTTGGATTCTGCCCATGGGCTCTTGGAGGGGAGGGGGGCGATCGCCGCCATATTCTCCAAGGACGAATGCTTCCTTGTGAAAGGGCCGAGGGGCGGGATCAAGGAAACCTATGATGTCATTAAGATGGTAGAAGAGAGGTTCCTTTCGGAGGGATGCTCGATAGGCTATGATGACGAGGATGGGGCGATGGAGAGGGTCCGCTCGGGCGAGGCGCCCGCCTCCATCATGACGCCTACAATCTCCAAGAGGGAGGTGATCGAAACGGCCTTGGCCGGGAAGGTCTTCATACAAAAATCCACGCGCCACATAATCCCGGCTAGGCCCATGTTCATAAATGTCCCCGCCGAATTGCTCACCGGGGCCTTAAGCCTATCCGAAGCGAACGATCGCCTCGTCGCCATGCTATCCTCGAAGGAGCTTAAGCGGCTCCCCCCGGGCCAAGTCCTCGATCGCCGCTATAGGGAGGAGCTTTACATCTTCCTATGA
- a CDS encoding cysteine desulfurase produces MFDPYRIREDFPILKREIEGKPLIYFDNAATSQKPIQVIEAVKRFYEEHNANVHRGVHTLSQEASELYERAHEEVAEFIGAGGIEEIIFTKNATEAINLVAYSLCLKGLGPGDEVVVTLMDHHSNIVPWENVSRMRGFKVKYADINEEGVLDYEGLENLVTNRTRLVCVTHVSNVTGVKNDLRRISKIARDNGAMVVVDGAQSVPHMPIDVERLGIDFLAFSGHKMLAPTGIGVLYGRRDILRDMEPFLGGGEMIREVRYNKSDGTCRITYNELPWKFEAGTPNVGGAVGLMEAVRYLRGLGMENVERHEAELANYALKRLEGVDGIEWYGPGPSSERGGIVSFNMDGFDPHDLALLLDQFGIMVRSGFHCAEPLHQRLGLKGSVRASFYIYNLKEEVDKLIEALEEIRKGQG; encoded by the coding sequence ATGTTTGATCCGTATAGGATCAGGGAGGACTTCCCCATATTGAAGAGGGAAATCGAGGGGAAGCCCCTGATCTACTTCGATAACGCGGCGACTTCCCAGAAGCCGATCCAAGTCATAGAGGCGGTGAAGAGGTTTTACGAGGAGCATAACGCGAACGTGCACAGGGGGGTCCATACGCTTTCTCAAGAGGCATCGGAGCTTTACGAGAGGGCCCACGAGGAGGTCGCGGAGTTCATAGGGGCCGGGGGGATCGAAGAGATAATATTCACAAAGAACGCCACGGAGGCGATAAACCTCGTGGCCTATTCCCTCTGCCTCAAGGGCTTGGGCCCGGGGGACGAGGTAGTGGTCACGCTGATGGATCACCATAGCAACATAGTGCCTTGGGAGAACGTCTCGAGGATGAGGGGGTTCAAGGTCAAATACGCGGATATAAACGAAGAGGGCGTATTGGATTACGAGGGCCTTGAGAACCTCGTAACGAATAGGACGAGGCTCGTTTGCGTAACGCACGTCTCGAACGTCACTGGGGTCAAGAACGATCTTAGGAGGATATCGAAGATCGCTCGCGATAATGGCGCCATGGTCGTTGTGGATGGGGCCCAATCCGTTCCCCATATGCCCATCGATGTCGAAAGGCTCGGGATAGACTTCTTGGCCTTCTCGGGGCATAAGATGCTCGCCCCGACCGGGATCGGCGTGCTCTATGGGAGGCGGGATATACTGAGGGATATGGAGCCCTTCTTGGGGGGCGGGGAGATGATAAGGGAGGTAAGGTATAACAAATCGGATGGGACCTGCAGGATCACGTACAACGAGCTCCCGTGGAAGTTCGAGGCGGGGACCCCGAACGTGGGCGGAGCGGTCGGCCTAATGGAGGCCGTGAGGTACTTGAGAGGGTTGGGCATGGAGAACGTGGAAAGGCATGAGGCGGAGTTGGCGAATTACGCTCTAAAGAGGCTCGAGGGAGTTGATGGGATCGAATGGTATGGCCCCGGCCCTAGTTCGGAGAGGGGGGGAATAGTGTCGTTTAATATGGATGGATTTGATCCGCACGACTTGGCGCTCCTCTTGGATCAATTCGGCATAATGGTCAGGAGCGGCTTCCATTGCGCGGAGCCGCTCCACCAAAGGCTCGGGTTGAAGGGATCCGTGAGGGCCAGCTTTTACATCTACAACCTCAAGGAGGAGGTCGATAAGCTGATCGAGGCCCTAGAGGAGATAAGGAAGGGCCAGGGCTGA
- a CDS encoding iron-sulfur cluster assembly scaffold protein — translation MPLPYSKKVLELFRNPKNLGRMEDATVQAVAGNPACGDMITFYLKINEADVIERATFESYGCAANIATSSILTEMIKGKSLEEAWKISWKGIAEEVGGLPSIKFHCGILAVGALRRAIRAYYKRKGIAPAWMPEGLTFEEKQALEEEELAEVLSRRVGGGGSDV, via the coding sequence ATGCCGCTCCCATATAGCAAAAAGGTCCTCGAACTGTTCAGGAACCCGAAGAACCTCGGGAGGATGGAGGACGCGACGGTTCAAGCGGTGGCCGGGAATCCCGCATGCGGCGATATGATAACCTTCTACCTCAAGATCAATGAGGCGGACGTCATAGAGAGGGCGACGTTCGAGAGCTATGGTTGCGCCGCGAACATAGCTACGTCGAGCATATTGACGGAGATGATAAAGGGGAAAAGCCTCGAGGAGGCTTGGAAGATATCCTGGAAGGGAATAGCGGAGGAGGTAGGGGGCTTGCCATCGATAAAGTTCCACTGCGGCATATTGGCAGTGGGGGCCCTGAGGCGCGCCATAAGGGCATATTATAAGCGCAAGGGCATTGCGCCGGCTTGGATGCCGGAGGGGTTGACGTTCGAGGAGAAGCAAGCCCTCGAGGAGGAGGAGCTGGCGGAAGTCCTATCCAGAAGGGTCGGGGGAGGAGGATCCGATGTTTGA